The DNA sequence GAAAAGGAAGGATTATTTTGATATGGATTAAATGTTAAAAATTAAACAACAGGTTATTgaatttaagcaataaggcatacGAACATTTCTATTCAATAACACAAACTAAAATATCAACTAATACATGGTCTTTCTGATAGCACTGTCTAACAGATATAGAGCAGGCATCAGCCAGTCGTTAGCTCTATTTCTGATAGCACTGTCTAACAGATATAGAGCAGGCATCAGCCAGTCGTTAGCTCTATTTCTGATACCACTGTCTAACAGATATAGAGCAGGCATCAGCCAGTCGTTAGCTCTATTTCTGAGGTTGAGAGAAAAAGCTTCTGTAAGCATAGTTTCTAGTCAAGCACACTGGTTGTCCATTCTAAACAGAAATGATTTCTATGCTGGCAGTCTAATCTTCTTTtcccttgctagctagccaactaaagcTAACACAGTCGCATCAAGTTCACCTTTGTTTATTTGTTATATAAACATGATGAACGTGGGGTAAACAgtgccatttattttttatttaactaggcaagtcagttaagaacaaattcttatttacaatgacggcctacagcgGCAATAAGATGCTTCGTTACAGGTTTATCTCTTGACAGTGCAACAACACTATAAAATTAAATGAGATAGAAACAGAATTTTGCAAGAATATATTGCAGAATATAATAGAAGATAGTCAACTAATTAAAAACTGATATTTCCAACCTGGGCCGGGGAATTGTGCAGTAGACTGTGTTGGTAGTGGGACATTGAGCAGTATAATGAATGAAAATACCATTCACTTAGGCATTTTGATCGATGTACGGATCAATTAAGTTCATATCTTATCATAATCTTGTGCAACTCAATACATTTTCTAgttagttcaatacatttagttgatttcctactaTGATCAATACATTTTCTAATGTTGCTGAATTCTGTTTTAATGTCTGTAATCCGTGATTCCGTTCTGCACATCGGAGATTTGATTGGGTCTTACAGATGGCAAGGTTTATACAATTCCCCTCTGTTTCATACCAAATGTTAGGCAAGAAGCATGGGGTAAAAATGGAGATTAGTTTATGAATTGCCaggctgggctgtgggacagtgcgTAGGGATAATTCAAATGGAACTATTAAAGCGATGCATCAGGATTTTAGCAACGAGGCCCTGTATCTACTTCCCTAGAGGCAGATGAACTTGtgaataccatttttatgtctctctgTCAAGTAtgaagttagttagttagtttctgctagcatgctagcagatactaTAGACTTCCAGTGATtatgctaacgctagttagcaattgcgctacgGCTACTTAGAAACTTCCGTCAAACTGCATGCatagacatacaaatggtatccatgagttcatctgactctggggaagtagatattGTGAAAATTCCGAAATATCCCTTTAACAGGCATTACCTGTGGATTATTGTGAATAACTAACagctatcaaccaatcagcatccaggatccaaatgtACCGTTTGGGATCTAGTCtggattaaacctcataggaagacAGTTTAATCATGTGGAGGTTTAATTTCAGTTTAACTAAatactctgtttgtctttggcaggagagaggcCAGACTTTCCCTCTGACAGTGGGAAGAGTCCCTCAGgtgaaccagacccagagacacCCAAACCAGTGAGAccacaccactgctcccactgcggaaagagttttacctggtTATCAAAGCTGAAAGAGCacgagagaacacacactggagaaaagccttaccagtGTGCCATTTGTGGAAAGACTTTTACCCAGTTAGGGGGCTTTCAATATCATGAGCGGACACACAGACAAAAAAATACCTACCACTGCTCTCAGAATGGAAAAACAtttacccagttagggaacctgaaaaagaatgagagaatacacacacagggagagaagaCAAACCACTGTTCCCAGTGCGGAAAGAGTTTTAAATGGTTATCAAAGCTGAAAGAGCACGAGAGgactcacacaggagaaaaacctttccaatgctcccattGTGAAAAGAAATTTAACCAGTCATCGCATCTGaaagagcatgagagaatacactctggagagaagcctttccaatgttctcagtgtggaaagggttttacctggttaTGGAACCTGAAAACAcacgagaggacacacacaggagaaaagccgtaccaatgctccctgtgtggaaagacTTTTACCCAGTTAGGGGGCTTTAAATATcacgagagaacacacacagaaaaaaagaCCTACCACTGCTCTCTGTGTGAAAAGACATTTACTCGGTTAGGGAACCTAAAAAAGCATGagacaatacacacacaggaagagaAGGCTCCCAGTGCAGAAAGACTTTTAGtcagttagggaacctgaaagagtatgaaataacacatacagtggggggggaaagtatttgatcccctgctgattttgtacgtttgcccacttacaaagaaattatcagtctataattttaatagtaggtttatttgaacagtgagagacagaataacaaaaaaaacagaaaaatgcatgtcaaaaatgttataaaatgatttgcattttaatgagggaaataagtatttgacccctctgcaaaacatgacttagtacttggtggcaaaacccttgttggcaatcacagaggtcagacgtttcttgtagttggccaccaggtttgcacacatctcaggagggattttgtcccactcctctttgcagatcttctccaagtcattaaggtttcgaggctgacgtttggcaactcgaaccttcagctccctccacagattttctatgggattaaggtctggagactggctagggcactccaggaccttaatgtgcttcttcttgagccactcctttgttgccttggccatgtgttttgggtcattgtcatgctggaatacccatccacgacccattttcaatgccctggctgagggaaggaggttctcacccaagatttgacagtacatggacccgtccatcgtccctttgatgcggtgaagttgtcatgtccccttagcagaaaaacacccccaaagcataatgtttccacctccatgtttgatggtggagatggtgttcttggggtcataggcagcattcctcctcctccaaacacggcgagttgagttgatgtcaaatagctccattttggtcttctctgaccacaacactcaccagttgtcctctgagtcattctgatgttcattggcaaactggACCATTTTTTACTCGGTGGGGTGGTCAAAATTGAcaaatttttttatatattaaaatacaaaaatgaaaaaGGTGACATGGCCTGCGGCCCATGGGCCTGTATATATTTGTACGATTTTTGGGCAATTTCTCAGTTATACTAATGAGCCTTTGGCTGATCAGTGCAGTAGAACCTTCACTGGGCAACGGTCGGCTCCCCTACCAAGTTGGGCTGGCCAATTTTCCCATTCAAAGTCAAACGCGGCATCAGCAAAGAGACGTGCTCCGACTGTCATCAGTTGGGCAGCCAATATAGACTGTCATCAGTTGGGCAGCCAATATAGACTGTCATCAGTTGGGCAGCCAATATAGACTGTCATCAGTTGGGCAGCCAATATAGACTGTCATCAGTTGGGCAGCCAATATAGACTGTCATCAGTTGGGCAGCCAATATAGACTGTCATCAGTTGGGCAGCCAATATAGACTGTCATCAGTTGGGCATCCAGTATAGACTGTCATCAGTTGGGCATCCAGTATAGACTGTCATCAGTAAGACAGCCAGTATAGACTGTCATCAGTAAGACAGCCAATATAGACTGTCATCAGTAAGACAGCCAATATAGACTGTCATCAGTTGGGCATCCAGTATAGACTGTCATCAGTTGGGCAGCCAATATAGACTGTCATCAGTTGGGCAGCCAGTATAGACTGTCATCATTTGGGCAGCCAATATAGACTGTCATCAGTTGGGCATCCAGTATAGACTGTCATCAGTAAGACAGCCAATATAGACTGTCATCAGTTGGGCATCCAGTATAGACTGTCATCAGTTAGGCAGCCAATATAGACTGTCATCAGTAAGGCAGCCAATATAGACTGTCATCAGTAAGGCAGCCAATATAGACTGTCATCAGTTAGGCAGCCAATATAGACTGTCATCAGTAAGACAGCCAATATAGACTGTCATCAGTAAGACAGCCAATATAGACTGTCATCAGTAAGGCAGCCAATATAGACTGTCATCAGTAAGGGCAGCCAATATAGACTGTCATCAGTAAGGCAGCCAATATAGACTGTCATCAGTAAGACAGCCAAGATCATGGATCGTAATAAAGGATGAAGGCTACAACCTTCTCTGGCTGTTGTAACTAAGGATATTATAGTAGCAGAAGGCTACAACCTTCTCTGGCTGTTGTAACTAAGGATATTACAGTAGCACAAGGCTACAACCTTCTCTGGCTGTTGTAACTAAGGATATTACAGTAGCACAAGGCTACAACCTTCTCTGACTGTTGTAACTAAGGATATTACAGTAGCAGAAGGCTACAACCTTCTCTGGCTGTTGTAACTAAGGATATTACAGTAGCACAAGGCTACAACCTTCTCTGGCTGTTGTAACTAAGGATATTACAGTAGCACAAGGCTACAACCTTCTCTGGCTGTTGTAACTAAGGATATTACAGTAGCAGAAGGCTACAACCTTCTCTGGCTGTTGTAACTAAGGATATTACAGTAGCACAAGGCTACAACCTTCTCTGGCTGTTGTAACTAAGGATATTACAGTAGCACAAGGCTACAACCTTCTCTGGCTGTTGTAACTAAGGATATTACAGTAGCAGAAGGCTACAACCTTCTCTGGCTGTTGTAACTAAGGATATTACAGTAGCACAAGGCTACAACCTTCTCTGGCTGTTGTAACTAAGGATATTACAGTAGCACAAGGCTACAACCTTCTCTGACTGTTGTAACTAAGGATATTACAGTAGCAGAAGGCTACAACCTTCTCTGGCTGTTGTAACTAAGGATATTACAGTAGCAGAAGGCTACAACCTTCTCTGGCTGTTGTAACTAAGGATATTACAGTAGCACAAGGCTACAACCTTCTCTGACTGTTGTAACTAAGGATATTACAGTAGCACAAGGCTACAACCTTCTCTGGCTGTTGTAACTAAGGATATTACAGTAGCACAAGGCTACAACCTTCTCTGGCTGTTGTAACTAAGGATATTACAGTAGCACAAGGCTACAACCTTCTCTGACTGTTGTAACTAAGGATATTACAGTAGCAGAAGGCTACAACCTTCTCTGGCTGTTGTAACTAAGGATATTACAGTAGCACAAGGCTACAACCTTCTCTGGCTGTTGTAACTAAGGATATTACAGTAGCACAAGGCTACAACCTTCTCTGACTGTTGTAACTAAGGATATTACAGTAGCAGAAGGCTACAACCTTCTCTGGCTGTTGTAACTAAGGATATTACAGTAGCACAAGGCTACAACCTTCTCTGGCTGTTGTAACTAAGGATATTACAGTAGCACAAGGCTACAACCTTCTCTGACTGTTGTAACTAAGGATATTACAGTAGCAGAAGGCTACAACCTTCTCTGGCTGTTGTAACTAAGGATATTACAGTAGCAGAAGGCTACAACCTTCTCTGGCTGTTGTAACTAAGGATATTACAGTAGCACAAGGCTACAACCTTCTCTGACTGTTGTAACTAAGGATATTACAGTAGCACAAG is a window from the Salmo trutta chromosome 38, fSalTru1.1, whole genome shotgun sequence genome containing:
- the LOC115177831 gene encoding zinc finger protein 239 isoform X1; amino-acid sequence: MSSLNYSPTAKEQEVCWTEKEGLWLNIVVKEEEEEEDVTVKGDTEALRVKEKEEKEGDVVFGVKEQGEVTVTLENEEDKTGDLMNAGERPDFPSDSGKSPSGEPDPETPKPVRPHHCSHCGKSFTWLSKLKEHERTHTGEKPYQCAICGKTFTQLGGFQYHERTHRQKNTYHCSQNGKTFTQLGNLKKNERIHTQGEKTNHCSQCGKSFKWLSKLKEHERTHTGEKPFQCSHCEKKFNQSSHLKEHERIHSGEKPFQCSQCGKGFTWLWNLKTHERTHTGEKPYQCSLCGKTFTQLGGFKYHERTHTEKKTYHCSLCEKTFTRLGNLKKHETIHTQEEKAPSAERLLVS